Proteins from a single region of Streptomyces spectabilis:
- a CDS encoding phosphoribosylaminoimidazolesuccinocarboxamide synthase: MSGFVEKPEPIQVPGLVHLHTGKVRELYQNEAGDLVMVASDRMSAYDWVLPTEIPDKGRVLTRLSLWWFDQLADIAPNHVLSTDLPAGAPADWEGRTLVCKRLEMVPVECVARGYLTGSGLVEYNETRTVCGLALPEGLTDGSELPAPIFTPATKAEVGEHDENVSYEEVARQVGAETAAQLRQTTLAVYGRARDIARDRGVILADTKFEFGYEGESLVLADEVLTPDSSRFWPADSWEPGHAQPSFDKQFVRNWLTSPASGWDRHGEQPPPPLPGDVVEATRAKYVEAYERLTGTAW; encoded by the coding sequence GTGTCCGGATTCGTCGAAAAGCCCGAGCCGATCCAGGTTCCGGGCCTGGTGCATCTGCACACCGGCAAGGTGCGCGAGCTGTACCAGAACGAGGCGGGCGACCTCGTGATGGTCGCCAGCGACCGCATGTCCGCCTACGACTGGGTGCTCCCGACCGAGATCCCCGACAAGGGGCGCGTACTGACCCGGCTTTCGCTGTGGTGGTTCGACCAGCTCGCCGACATCGCCCCGAACCACGTGCTCTCCACGGACCTGCCGGCCGGGGCTCCCGCCGACTGGGAGGGGCGCACGCTGGTCTGCAAGCGCCTGGAGATGGTGCCCGTCGAGTGCGTGGCCCGCGGCTATCTGACGGGCTCGGGCCTCGTCGAGTACAACGAGACGCGCACCGTCTGCGGCCTCGCCCTTCCCGAGGGCCTGACCGACGGCTCCGAGCTGCCCGCGCCGATCTTCACGCCCGCCACCAAGGCGGAGGTCGGCGAGCACGACGAGAACGTCAGTTACGAGGAGGTGGCGCGCCAGGTCGGTGCCGAGACGGCGGCCCAGCTGCGCCAGACCACCCTCGCCGTGTACGGCAGGGCCCGGGACATCGCGCGCGACCGGGGCGTGATCCTCGCCGACACGAAGTTCGAGTTCGGCTACGAGGGGGAGAGCCTGGTCCTGGCCGACGAGGTCCTGACGCCGGACTCGTCCCGCTTCTGGCCCGCCGACTCCTGGGAGCCGGGCCACGCCCAGCCCTCCTTCGACAAGCAGTTCGTCCGCAACTGGCTGACGTCGCCGGCGTCCGGCTGGGACCGCCACGGCGAGCAGCCGCCCCCGCCGCTGCCGGGGGACGTGGTCGAGGCCACCCGCGCCAAGTACGTCGAGGCGTACGAGCGGCTCACCGGCACCGCCTGGTAG
- a CDS encoding N,N-dimethylformamidase beta subunit family domain-containing protein, with product MGPEPIRRWESGALAHAVTDPFGQGPLPWLRGAEHYFDDTGQVVPWYVDHAPAPGATRPARAPAPRPGGGPRTADDVHRQIKGFTSTGAAAPGEALDFHITVDPPQQFSVDIYRIGHYGGDGAAQITTSPRLAGIVQPPPLTADRTVSCHHWWLSWRLQIPAYWNIGAYVAVLTTVDGYRSHVPFTVRDSLVQGELGHAPSADLLVVLPDITWQAYNLYPEDGRTGASLYHAWDDHGRLLGESEAAVTVSFDRPYAGAGLPLHVGHAYDFIRWAERYGYDLAYADARDLHAGRIDPSRYRGLVFPGHDEYWSAAMRRTAELARENGTSLVFLSANTLYWQVELGPSPSGVPDRLLTCRKRRGPGKAALWREVDAPEQQLMGIQYAGRVPEPHPLIVRNADHWLWEATGAHEGDGIEGLVAGEADRYFPRTALPEHQDRILLAHSPYEDSEGTVRHQETSLYRAPSGALVFASGTFAWSPALDRPGHIDARVQRATANLLDRICKRD from the coding sequence ATGGGACCGGAGCCGATCCGCCGCTGGGAGTCGGGCGCCCTCGCCCACGCCGTGACCGACCCCTTCGGCCAGGGCCCGCTGCCCTGGCTCCGGGGCGCCGAGCACTACTTCGACGACACCGGCCAGGTCGTGCCCTGGTACGTCGACCACGCCCCGGCACCCGGCGCCACCCGGCCCGCCCGCGCCCCCGCCCCGCGCCCCGGCGGCGGCCCCCGCACCGCCGACGACGTGCACCGGCAGATCAAGGGCTTCACGAGCACCGGCGCCGCCGCCCCCGGCGAGGCCCTCGACTTCCACATCACGGTCGACCCGCCGCAGCAGTTCAGCGTGGACATCTACCGCATCGGCCACTACGGCGGCGACGGCGCCGCGCAGATCACCACGAGCCCCCGCCTCGCCGGCATCGTGCAGCCCCCGCCGCTCACCGCCGACCGCACCGTCTCCTGCCACCACTGGTGGCTGTCCTGGCGCCTGCAGATCCCCGCGTACTGGAACATCGGCGCGTACGTCGCCGTCCTCACCACCGTCGACGGCTACCGCTCCCACGTGCCCTTCACCGTCCGCGACAGCCTCGTCCAGGGCGAGCTGGGCCACGCCCCCTCCGCCGATCTGCTCGTGGTGCTGCCCGACATCACCTGGCAGGCGTACAACCTCTACCCGGAGGACGGCCGCACCGGCGCCAGCCTGTACCACGCCTGGGACGACCACGGCCGGCTGCTCGGCGAGAGCGAGGCCGCCGTCACCGTCTCCTTCGACCGGCCGTACGCGGGCGCGGGCCTGCCCCTGCACGTGGGCCACGCCTACGATTTCATCCGCTGGGCCGAGCGGTACGGCTACGACCTCGCCTACGCCGACGCCCGCGACCTGCACGCGGGCCGCATCGACCCGTCCCGCTACCGCGGCCTGGTCTTCCCCGGCCACGACGAGTACTGGTCCGCCGCGATGCGCCGCACCGCCGAACTGGCCCGGGAGAACGGCACCTCGCTCGTCTTCCTCTCCGCCAACACCCTGTACTGGCAGGTGGAGCTGGGCCCGTCCCCGTCCGGCGTCCCCGACCGCCTGCTGACCTGCCGCAAGCGCCGCGGCCCCGGGAAGGCCGCGCTGTGGCGCGAGGTCGACGCCCCCGAGCAGCAGCTCATGGGCATCCAGTACGCGGGCCGGGTCCCCGAGCCGCACCCGCTGATCGTCCGCAACGCCGACCACTGGCTCTGGGAGGCCACCGGCGCGCACGAGGGCGACGGGATCGAGGGCCTGGTCGCGGGCGAGGCCGACCGCTACTTCCCGCGCACGGCGCTGCCCGAGCACCAGGACCGCATCCTGCTCGCCCACTCCCCGTACGAGGACAGCGAGGGCACCGTCCGCCACCAGGAGACCTCGCTGTACCGCGCCCCCTCCGGCGCGCTCGTCTTCGCCTCCGGGACCTTCGCCTGGTCCCCCGCGCTCGACCGCCCCGGCCACATCGACGCCCGGGTCCAGCGCGCCACCGCCAACCTCCTCGACCGGATCTGCAAGCGCGACTGA
- the purD gene encoding phosphoribosylamine--glycine ligase, which translates to MKVLVIGSGAREHALCRSLSLDPAVTALHCAPGNAGIADAAELHPVDALDGAAVAGLARDLGADLVVVGPEAPLVAGVADAVRDAGIPCFGPSKEAARLEGSKAFAKDVMAGAGVPTARSYVCTTAAEVDEALDAFGAPYVVKDDGLAAGKGVVVTDDVEQAREHARACGRVVIEEFLDGPEVSLFAVTDGETVVPLRPAQDFKRALDGDEGPNTGGMGAYSPLPWADPKLVDEVQETVLQPTVDELRRRGTPFSGLLYAGLAITARGVRVIEFNARFGDPETQVVLARLQTPLAGVLLAAANGTLADLPPLRWSDDAAVTVVIASHNYPDTPRTGDPIVGLDAVAAHDAPTAYVLHAGTKRDGDAVVSAGGRVLSVTATGADLTQARERAYTAVARISLDGSQHRTDIAEKAAREQ; encoded by the coding sequence GTGAAGGTCCTCGTCATCGGCAGCGGTGCCCGCGAACACGCCCTGTGCCGCTCCCTGTCCCTCGACCCCGCGGTCACCGCCCTGCACTGCGCTCCCGGCAACGCCGGCATCGCGGACGCGGCCGAGCTCCACCCGGTGGACGCCCTGGACGGCGCCGCCGTGGCCGGGCTCGCCCGTGACCTCGGGGCGGATCTCGTCGTCGTGGGGCCGGAGGCGCCCCTCGTCGCCGGAGTCGCCGACGCGGTGCGGGACGCGGGCATCCCGTGCTTCGGACCGTCCAAGGAGGCCGCGCGCCTGGAGGGCTCCAAGGCCTTCGCCAAGGACGTGATGGCGGGCGCCGGGGTACCCACGGCACGCTCGTACGTCTGCACCACCGCCGCGGAGGTCGACGAGGCCCTCGACGCCTTCGGCGCGCCGTACGTGGTCAAGGACGACGGCCTCGCCGCGGGCAAGGGCGTCGTGGTCACCGACGACGTCGAGCAGGCGAGGGAGCACGCCCGTGCCTGCGGCCGCGTCGTCATCGAGGAGTTCCTCGACGGCCCCGAGGTGTCGCTGTTCGCCGTCACCGACGGCGAGACCGTCGTCCCGCTGCGCCCCGCCCAGGACTTCAAGCGCGCGCTTGACGGCGACGAGGGTCCCAACACCGGCGGCATGGGCGCCTACTCGCCGCTGCCGTGGGCCGACCCGAAGCTCGTCGACGAGGTCCAGGAGACGGTGCTCCAGCCGACGGTCGACGAACTGCGCCGCCGCGGCACCCCCTTCTCCGGACTGCTGTACGCCGGGCTCGCGATCACCGCCCGCGGCGTCCGCGTCATCGAGTTCAACGCCCGCTTCGGCGACCCCGAGACGCAGGTCGTCCTCGCCCGGCTCCAGACCCCGCTCGCGGGCGTCCTGCTCGCCGCCGCGAACGGCACGCTCGCCGACCTGCCGCCACTGCGCTGGAGCGACGACGCGGCCGTCACCGTCGTCATCGCCTCGCACAACTACCCGGACACCCCGCGCACCGGCGACCCCATCGTGGGCCTCGACGCGGTCGCGGCGCACGACGCCCCGACCGCGTACGTCCTGCACGCGGGCACCAAGCGCGACGGCGACGCGGTCGTCAGCGCGGGCGGCCGCGTGCTGTCCGTGACGGCGACCGGAGCCGATCTGACGCAGGCGCGCGAGCGCGCGTACACGGCGGTGGCCCGCATCAGCCTGGACGGCTCCCAGCACCGCACGGACATCGCGGAGAAGGCCGCCCGCGAGCAGTAG
- a CDS encoding SDR family oxidoreductase, with protein sequence MQRFTNKTALITGGTSGMGLATARRLLDEGAHVVVTGRDEARLAKAAAELGAPDRVLAVRADASSLADLDALMSEVEAWRGGLDTVFANAGVGVFKPSAEITEEDFDLAVNVNFKGVYFTAQKAVPLLREGGSLVLNASWTLHRGLAVASVYSATKAAVHNLARTLGADLAPRGIRVNSVSPGYIDTPMYREANPDPAAESAVTAQVPLAALGRAEEVAAAVAFLASPDASYVTGQDLVVDGGLVGSVPAA encoded by the coding sequence ATGCAGCGATTCACGAACAAGACGGCACTGATCACCGGCGGCACCAGCGGCATGGGCCTCGCGACGGCACGGCGCCTCCTCGACGAGGGCGCGCACGTGGTCGTCACCGGCCGGGACGAGGCCCGCCTGGCGAAGGCCGCGGCGGAGCTCGGCGCCCCCGACCGCGTGCTGGCCGTCCGGGCGGACGCGAGCAGCCTGGCGGACCTGGACGCGCTGATGAGCGAGGTCGAGGCGTGGCGCGGCGGCCTGGACACGGTCTTCGCGAACGCGGGCGTGGGCGTCTTCAAGCCCAGCGCGGAGATCACCGAGGAGGACTTCGACCTCGCGGTGAACGTGAACTTCAAGGGCGTCTACTTCACCGCCCAGAAGGCCGTCCCCCTCCTGCGGGAGGGCGGCTCCCTCGTCCTCAACGCCTCCTGGACCCTCCACCGGGGCCTCGCCGTGGCGTCGGTCTACTCCGCCACCAAGGCGGCGGTCCACAACCTGGCCCGCACCCTGGGCGCCGACCTCGCCCCCCGGGGCATCCGCGTCAACTCCGTCAGCCCCGGCTACATCGACACCCCCATGTACCGCGAGGCCAACCCGGACCCCGCCGCCGAGTCCGCCGTCACCGCCCAGGTCCCCCTCGCAGCGCTCGGCCGCGCCGAGGAGGTCGCCGCCGCGGTCGCCTTCCTGGCCTCGCCCGACGCGTCGTACGTCACGGGGCAGGACCTGGTGGTCGACGGCGGCCTGGTGGGCTCCGTCCCCGCGGCCTAG
- a CDS encoding family 2B encapsulin nanocompartment shell protein gives MSTAAEQQPDTGQEGGRAQLSLGVAAARNLATTTKTVPQMQGISSRWVLRSLPWAEVRGGTYRVNRRLTYAVGDGRVAFVQEGADVRVVPQELAELGLLRGFDEADALEALAARFTRREYEPGQVIVEAGHPVDRVVLVAHGRVERIGRGPYGEETALGVVADGGFFGGRTLAPRAADAGEWEFTARAATATTALVLSRQEYEAVAGRHEALVEHARRRLAERDLPQTKHGEAAVDLASGHSGEPLLPGTFVDYELRPREYELSVAQTVLKVHSRVADLYNDPMDQVEQQLRLTIEALRERQEYELVNNREFGLLHNAEYGQRIQTHSGPPTPDDLDELLSMRRQTRFLFAHPRAIAAFGRECNKRGLYFGHTDMGGHRVPAWRGVPLLPCGKIPVSAGQTSSIIAVRTGEEDEGVVGLRQTGIPDEYEPGLNVRFMGINDQAVISYLVSTYYSAAVLVPDALGVLENVEVSAARG, from the coding sequence ATGTCGACAGCAGCGGAGCAGCAGCCGGACACCGGACAGGAGGGCGGGCGCGCCCAGTTGAGCCTGGGGGTCGCCGCCGCGCGGAACCTGGCGACGACCACCAAGACCGTGCCGCAGATGCAGGGCATCAGCTCCCGCTGGGTGCTGCGGTCGCTGCCGTGGGCGGAGGTGAGGGGCGGCACGTACCGGGTCAACCGACGCCTCACGTACGCCGTGGGCGACGGCCGGGTGGCCTTCGTGCAGGAGGGGGCCGACGTCCGCGTCGTCCCGCAGGAGCTGGCCGAGCTCGGCCTGCTGCGCGGGTTCGACGAGGCCGACGCCCTGGAGGCGCTCGCCGCGCGGTTCACGCGGCGCGAGTACGAGCCCGGGCAGGTCATCGTCGAGGCCGGGCACCCCGTCGACCGGGTCGTGCTCGTCGCGCACGGGCGGGTGGAGCGGATCGGGCGCGGCCCGTACGGCGAGGAGACCGCGCTCGGCGTCGTCGCCGACGGCGGGTTCTTCGGCGGGCGGACGCTCGCGCCGCGGGCCGCGGACGCGGGCGAGTGGGAGTTCACCGCGCGCGCCGCGACCGCCACCACCGCGCTCGTGCTTTCGCGGCAGGAGTACGAGGCCGTCGCCGGGCGGCACGAGGCCCTGGTGGAGCACGCGCGGCGGCGGCTCGCCGAGCGCGACCTGCCGCAGACCAAGCACGGCGAGGCGGCCGTCGACCTGGCCTCCGGGCACTCCGGTGAGCCCCTCCTGCCGGGCACGTTCGTCGACTACGAACTCCGGCCGCGCGAGTACGAACTGAGCGTCGCGCAGACCGTCCTGAAGGTGCACTCGCGCGTCGCCGACCTCTACAACGACCCGATGGACCAGGTCGAGCAGCAGCTCCGGCTGACCATCGAGGCGCTGCGCGAGCGGCAGGAGTACGAGCTGGTCAACAACCGGGAGTTCGGCCTGCTGCACAACGCCGAGTACGGGCAGCGCATCCAGACGCACTCGGGGCCGCCGACCCCGGACGACCTCGACGAACTGCTGAGCATGCGGCGGCAGACGCGGTTCCTGTTCGCGCACCCGCGCGCGATCGCCGCCTTCGGGCGCGAGTGCAACAAGCGGGGCCTGTACTTCGGGCACACGGACATGGGCGGACACCGCGTGCCGGCCTGGCGCGGCGTCCCGCTGCTCCCGTGCGGCAAGATCCCCGTCTCGGCCGGGCAGACCTCGTCCATCATCGCCGTACGCACCGGAGAGGAGGACGAGGGCGTCGTCGGGCTGCGCCAGACCGGGATACCGGACGAGTACGAGCCGGGGCTCAACGTGCGGTTCATGGGGATCAACGACCAGGCCGTCATCTCCTACCTCGTGAGCACGTACTACTCGGCCGCCGTGCTCGTCCCGGACGCGCTCGGCGTCCTGGAGAACGTCGAGGTCTCCGCGGCGCGCGGCTAG
- a CDS encoding DMT family transporter translates to MRVAVLALLWGSSFLWIKLALDGGLAPLHLTVVRCALGAAVLLGLARAARQRLPRDRRTWGHLVVAALFCNALPFLFFGIGEQTVDSGVAGVMNATTPLWSLGLGLLLRTDRGLGRYRLGGLVLGFAGTSLIFAPWHEAGLASGGALVLLAAAVSYAVAFAYMARHLIGRGTEPLALSAAQLLVATGLTALGLPFTTGSGTAPSLTGVVAVVLLGVFGTGLTFHLNSRLIADEGPTAAATVGYLLPVVSVALGALVLGEALSVRVVAGMAVVLAGVGLTRYRPSSERTAARSTPFRARTTGGVSSTSRMPRPETAATCHGDSM, encoded by the coding sequence GTGCGCGTCGCCGTCCTCGCCCTGCTGTGGGGTTCGAGCTTCCTGTGGATCAAACTCGCCCTCGACGGCGGGCTCGCGCCGCTGCACCTGACCGTGGTCCGCTGCGCGCTCGGCGCCGCCGTGCTGCTCGGGCTCGCCCGCGCCGCACGGCAGCGCCTGCCGCGCGACCGCCGCACCTGGGGGCACCTGGTCGTGGCCGCGCTGTTCTGCAACGCGCTGCCGTTCCTGTTCTTCGGCATCGGCGAGCAGACCGTCGACTCGGGCGTCGCGGGCGTCATGAACGCCACGACCCCGCTGTGGTCCCTCGGCCTCGGGCTGCTCCTGCGCACGGACCGGGGACTCGGCCGGTACCGGCTCGGCGGGCTCGTCCTCGGCTTCGCCGGTACGTCGCTGATCTTCGCGCCCTGGCACGAGGCGGGACTCGCCAGCGGTGGCGCCCTGGTGCTGCTCGCCGCCGCCGTCAGCTACGCGGTCGCCTTCGCGTACATGGCCCGCCACCTCATCGGCCGCGGCACCGAACCGCTCGCCCTGTCCGCCGCCCAGCTCCTCGTGGCCACCGGCCTGACCGCGCTCGGCCTGCCCTTCACCACGGGGTCCGGCACCGCGCCGAGCCTCACCGGCGTCGTCGCCGTCGTGCTCCTGGGCGTCTTCGGCACCGGCCTCACCTTCCACCTCAACTCCCGCCTCATCGCCGACGAGGGCCCCACGGCCGCCGCGACCGTCGGCTATCTGCTGCCGGTGGTCTCGGTCGCCCTCGGGGCCCTCGTCCTGGGGGAGGCGCTGAGCGTGCGCGTGGTGGCGGGGATGGCGGTGGTGCTCGCAGGCGTCGGGCTCACCCGCTACCGGCCGAGCAGCGAGCGCACCGCCGCCCGGTCCACGCCGTTCAGGGCGCGGACGACCGGCGGAGTGAGCAGCACCAGCAGGATGCCGAGGCCGGAGACCGCGGCGACCTGCCACGGCGACTCGATGTAG
- a CDS encoding LysR family transcriptional regulator has protein sequence MLDMRRMQILRSVVSSGSVTAAARNLGYTPSAVSQQMAALEKEAGVALLERTGRGVRPTDAGRLLADCAAALGRHVAEAETALADLRTGRTGRISVRYFATAGARLVAPALARLRREHPGVHTELRLDEDPLPEVKAGRVDLALVVRRHDAPPVDGVRFVHLLDDRYRAVLPAGHRLAGRDVLDLADLAGEPWVGSELPGPCLDAVLDACAAAGFTPDSVVDSGDYATARGFAAAGVGVTLVPGLGLAGVPDEGADVVVRRVARPEPVRSIWAAVRATAPESPVLRAFVEALSTAAAAAGALA, from the coding sequence ATGCTCGACATGCGGCGCATGCAGATCCTGAGGTCGGTCGTCAGCAGCGGCTCGGTCACCGCGGCGGCCCGGAACCTGGGCTACACGCCCTCGGCGGTCAGCCAGCAGATGGCGGCCCTGGAGAAGGAGGCGGGCGTCGCCCTCCTGGAGCGCACCGGGCGCGGGGTGCGGCCCACGGACGCCGGGCGCCTGCTCGCGGACTGCGCGGCGGCCCTCGGGCGGCACGTCGCCGAGGCGGAGACCGCGCTCGCCGATCTGCGGACCGGGCGCACCGGGCGGATCTCGGTGCGGTACTTCGCCACGGCGGGCGCCCGGCTCGTCGCGCCCGCCCTCGCCCGGCTGCGGCGGGAACACCCGGGCGTGCACACGGAGTTGCGGCTCGACGAGGACCCGCTGCCGGAGGTGAAGGCGGGCCGCGTGGACCTGGCGCTCGTGGTGCGCCGCCACGACGCCCCGCCGGTGGACGGCGTCCGCTTCGTCCACCTCCTCGACGACCGCTACCGCGCGGTCCTGCCTGCGGGCCACCGCCTGGCCGGACGGGACGTGCTCGACCTGGCCGACCTCGCGGGCGAGCCCTGGGTGGGCAGCGAGCTGCCGGGGCCCTGCCTGGACGCCGTGCTCGACGCGTGCGCGGCGGCGGGCTTCACCCCGGACTCCGTCGTCGACAGCGGCGACTACGCGACGGCGCGGGGCTTCGCGGCGGCGGGCGTGGGCGTGACCCTGGTGCCGGGCCTCGGCCTCGCCGGGGTCCCGGACGAGGGCGCGGACGTGGTCGTACGCCGTGTCGCGCGGCCCGAGCCGGTGCGCTCGATCTGGGCGGCGGTCCGCGCGACGGCACCCGAGAGCCCCGTGCTCAGGGCCTTCGTCGAGGCCCTGAGCACGGCGGCGGCCGCTGCCGGGGCTCTCGCCTAG